A section of the Sulfurirhabdus autotrophica genome encodes:
- a CDS encoding alpha-E domain-containing protein encodes MMLSRVAEKLYWMTRFMERAEDTSRLINAVTLMTLDMPGDATFGWDSLLKVAGLDELFFEHYPEANESAVMRFLIQDERNPSSIMTCIAHARENTRTFREVLPWESWEWVNELYLFAKKALPGELDRRQRYEVLQGIIRRRQSIVGLLSGTMSSDDAYQFLRLGRNIERADMTSRILDVSHAVILPTDTPAGEQYNDLLWMNILKALSAYQMYRRHISVHASSTQVIGLLLHDLRFPRTINHCLTEIADVVQALPQPESVMVSVRTSQDMLASANSEALAKAGLHEFIDQLQIGLTRIDTALRERYFRLPEIQRPSPSAEGASDSE; translated from the coding sequence ATGATGCTATCTCGCGTTGCAGAAAAACTCTACTGGATGACTCGCTTCATGGAGCGCGCTGAAGACACCTCGCGCCTGATTAATGCTGTGACGCTGATGACACTGGACATGCCCGGCGATGCAACTTTCGGTTGGGACTCTTTACTCAAAGTCGCAGGTCTCGACGAACTTTTCTTTGAGCATTATCCAGAAGCAAACGAATCAGCAGTCATGCGCTTTTTGATTCAGGATGAACGGAATCCCAGTTCCATCATGACTTGTATCGCTCATGCTCGAGAAAATACACGCACCTTCCGCGAGGTACTACCTTGGGAGTCATGGGAATGGGTAAACGAACTCTATCTTTTTGCCAAAAAGGCACTTCCCGGTGAACTGGATCGCCGTCAGCGTTATGAAGTACTTCAAGGTATTATCCGGCGCAGGCAAAGCATCGTAGGGCTGCTATCGGGCACCATGTCCAGCGACGATGCTTACCAGTTTTTGCGACTGGGGCGCAATATAGAGCGTGCTGACATGACAAGCCGTATTCTGGATGTTAGCCATGCAGTTATTTTGCCGACTGACACGCCAGCCGGTGAACAGTATAACGATTTACTCTGGATGAACATTCTCAAGGCCTTGTCGGCTTACCAGATGTATCGTCGCCATATCAGCGTGCACGCCAGCAGCACACAGGTAATCGGCCTGCTATTACATGACCTCAGATTCCCGCGTACCATTAATCACTGCCTGACGGAAATCGCAGATGTCGTACAAGCTTTGCCTCAACCCGAGTCAGTGATGGTATCTGTGCGTACATCTCAGGATATGTTAGCCTCAGCCAATAGTGAAGCACTAGCAAAAGCCGGGTTGCACGAATTCATCGACCAGCTTCAAATAGGACTTACCAGGATTGATACCGCACTGCGCGAACGTTATTTTCGCCTGCCGGAGATACAGCGGCCATCGCCATCTGCGGAAGGCGCTAGCGACTCAGAATAG
- a CDS encoding circularly permuted type 2 ATP-grasp protein, protein MKIACDNYQVSDAFDELIGPDGHPRPLARGLCEYISGLGEQELAGRIAAVNAAIMTSGITFTVYTEAGNIDRAWPFDVVPRIIDAREWERVERGLKQRLRALNLFISDIYNEQKIIKDGVFPLEVLKDSKNFRAQCVGTMPRFGVWAHICGTDLVRHSDGEFYVLEDNLRVPSGVSYMLENRQLMKRLFPEAFGRYRIKPVDNYTAQLYDTLAALTPRPGQRPVIAVLTPGIFNSAYFEHSYLAQQMGAELVEGADLVVQEDDCVYMKTIDGLQRVDVIYRRIDDDFLDPEAFRPDSCLGVPGLMRAWKKSTVGLANAPGAGVADDKVVYTFVPKMIKYYLGEEAILPNVPSYLCMYPKDREYVLANLDKLVVKPANESGGYGMLIGPQSTAEERARFAELIKSDPRNYMAQPTLSLSTAPTLCEEGLEPRHLDLRPFVLQSDKLYATAGGLTRVALRKGSLVVNSSQGGGSKDTWVVESAQ, encoded by the coding sequence ATGAAAATCGCCTGTGATAATTATCAGGTAAGTGACGCTTTCGATGAACTGATCGGCCCGGATGGACACCCGCGCCCACTGGCACGCGGCCTGTGTGAATATATCTCAGGCCTTGGTGAACAGGAGTTAGCGGGGCGAATTGCCGCTGTTAATGCTGCGATCATGACCTCCGGCATCACATTTACGGTCTACACAGAAGCTGGCAACATCGACCGCGCCTGGCCCTTCGACGTAGTGCCACGCATTATAGATGCCCGCGAATGGGAGCGTGTTGAACGAGGCTTGAAGCAGCGATTGCGTGCACTCAACCTGTTCATCAGCGACATTTACAATGAGCAAAAAATTATTAAGGACGGCGTCTTTCCTCTGGAAGTATTGAAGGACTCAAAAAATTTCCGTGCACAATGTGTGGGCACTATGCCCCGTTTTGGTGTGTGGGCTCATATTTGTGGCACTGATTTGGTGCGACATTCAGATGGCGAGTTCTACGTTCTAGAAGACAACCTTCGAGTACCTTCCGGGGTGTCTTACATGCTGGAAAACCGCCAACTGATGAAACGGTTATTCCCTGAAGCGTTCGGCCGCTATCGCATTAAGCCTGTGGACAATTACACCGCCCAGCTCTATGACACCTTGGCAGCACTGACTCCTCGTCCCGGACAACGGCCGGTTATCGCCGTTTTAACACCAGGTATCTTTAATTCTGCTTATTTCGAACATAGCTATCTTGCGCAACAAATGGGCGCGGAACTGGTAGAGGGTGCTGACCTGGTCGTGCAGGAAGACGACTGCGTCTATATGAAAACCATAGATGGCCTGCAACGAGTGGACGTCATTTATCGACGCATCGACGACGATTTTCTTGATCCGGAAGCTTTTCGGCCTGACTCCTGCCTCGGCGTACCAGGTCTGATGCGCGCATGGAAAAAAAGCACCGTTGGGCTTGCCAATGCGCCCGGTGCCGGTGTGGCAGACGATAAAGTCGTTTACACCTTTGTGCCAAAAATGATCAAGTATTACCTGGGCGAAGAAGCAATCTTGCCCAATGTACCCAGTTACCTGTGTATGTATCCAAAAGACCGGGAATACGTCCTGGCCAACCTGGATAAACTGGTCGTCAAGCCTGCCAACGAGTCAGGTGGATATGGCATGCTAATCGGTCCGCAATCAACTGCAGAGGAACGCGCCAGATTCGCCGAACTGATCAAGTCAGATCCACGCAACTACATGGCGCAGCCTACCTTGTCTCTGTCCACCGCACCAACATTATGCGAGGAGGGACTGGAACCACGCCATCTTGATCTGCGTCCATTTGTCCTCCAATCCGACAAACTTTACGCAACCGCCGGAGGACTAACCCGTGTTGCCCTGCGCAAGGGATCACTGGTGGTCAATTCATCTCAGGGTGGCGGCAGCAAGGACACCTGGGTAGTGGAGAGTGCACAATGA